In Setaria italica strain Yugu1 chromosome I, Setaria_italica_v2.0, whole genome shotgun sequence, the genomic window CGAGTTCACGGCGAACCTGAGCCAccccttcttctccacgagcctCAGCAGCGGCTGCAGCACGAGCCCGACGGCCACGGCGCCGAGGCTCACCAGCGCCACCTTGAGCGTCGACAGCGCGAGTACCACCACGATCAGCGCCGTGGGCGGCACCAGCATCGCCACGCACCCGGCGGTCCCGAGCGGGACGCGGTacggccgcggcgcgccgggccGGCGCACGCGCAGCAGCACGAAGGCGACGAACTCGAGCAGCATGCCGAAGCAGTAGAGGAAGTTCTCGGCGGCCACAATCTCCTGGAAGCTCATGGAGGAGAGCAGCAGCACGCCGGAGGCCGAGAAGAGGATGCCCACCAGCGGCGTTCCGTGCCGCGACCGCCGCGCGAAGAAGGCCGGCAGCATGCCCCGCTCCGCCATCCCCAGCAGCTGGTACGAGTCGCTGCTCATCTCGGCGACGAACATGCCCATGTtcgacagcgccgccgccgcctgcacccACCACATCAGCCACGCGCCGCCGAGGAGCTTCGCGAGGTCGGCGAAGTAGCCGTCGCTCCACTGCGACCGGTCCAGCGGcacggcgccggtgccggcgaggAGCGGGTACAGGTAGCCCACGACCACGAAGATCACCGCGTAGAAGAGCGCCTTGGGCAGCGTCTTGCCGGGGTTCTCCACCTCGCCGGACAGCGTGCTGATCGAGTCCCAGTAGTTGAGGTTCCAGAACAGCGTGTTGAGGTACAGGTTCCAGTCCACGTCGTGGAGGTCGACGACCAGCCACCTCGCCGGCCGAATCTTGGGGAGAGAGATGAGCCCCATGACGAAGAACGGCAGGACGGAGAACACCCCGAGGCAGATGGCGACCCAGCCGACGACGGTGAGCCCCCGGTAGTTCAGCAGCGTCAGCACCGCCG contains:
- the LOC101775574 gene encoding polyamine transporter PUT1 isoform X1, translating into MGDARSEVPLAVLQDRPASTATSPVPTPQPAEPGTDTGQQEKLPQNTAPAASSAPMGECSTEYRGLPDGNGAVADGVASVPETLRKVSIVPLVFLIFYEVSGGPFGIEDSVGAAGPLLAIAGFLVLPVIWSIPEALITAELGTMFPENGGYVVWVASALGPYWGFQQGWMKWLSGVIDNALYPVLFLDYLKSAVPALGGGPPRAFAVLGLTAVLTLLNYRGLTVVGWVAICLGVFSVLPFFVMGLISLPKIRPARWLVVDLHDVDWNLYLNTLFWNLNYWDSISTLSGEVENPGKTLPKALFYAVIFVVVGYLYPLLAGTGAVPLDRSQWSDGYFADLAKLLGGAWLMWWVQAAAALSNMGMFVAEMSSDSYQLLGMAERGMLPAFFARRSRHGTPLVGILFSASGVLLLSSMSFQEIVAAENFLYCFGMLLEFVAFVLLRVRRPGAPRPYRVPLGTAGCVAMLVPPTALIVVVLALSTLKVALVSLGAVAVGLVLQPLLRLVEKKGWLRFAVNSDLPDIGVGRAPDAADEPLAP
- the LOC101775574 gene encoding polyamine transporter PUT1 isoform X2, which gives rise to MGECSTEYRGLPDGNGAVADGVASVPETLRKVSIVPLVFLIFYEVSGGPFGIEDSVGAAGPLLAIAGFLVLPVIWSIPEALITAELGTMFPENGGYVVWVASALGPYWGFQQGWMKWLSGVIDNALYPVLFLDYLKSAVPALGGGPPRAFAVLGLTAVLTLLNYRGLTVVGWVAICLGVFSVLPFFVMGLISLPKIRPARWLVVDLHDVDWNLYLNTLFWNLNYWDSISTLSGEVENPGKTLPKALFYAVIFVVVGYLYPLLAGTGAVPLDRSQWSDGYFADLAKLLGGAWLMWWVQAAAALSNMGMFVAEMSSDSYQLLGMAERGMLPAFFARRSRHGTPLVGILFSASGVLLLSSMSFQEIVAAENFLYCFGMLLEFVAFVLLRVRRPGAPRPYRVPLGTAGCVAMLVPPTALIVVVLALSTLKVALVSLGAVAVGLVLQPLLRLVEKKGWLRFAVNSDLPDIGVGRAPDAADEPLAP